In the genome of Gammaproteobacteria bacterium, one region contains:
- a CDS encoding efflux RND transporter periplasmic adaptor subunit: MIMRRILPISIVLLASLLGGYAYYTDPAAGARPRMSANGTPADTALPAIAIAPEVTEAWVCPMHPQIVQDHPGDCPICGMDLVKAEHDHAHATTGVTIDTATRQRMGVRLATATERELSRDIRTYGEIVLDQSTSLNITPKTDGWVKRLHVNAVGQTVQAGAPLYAIYSPALVKRQREYIELLQRRDQLLAGITNLVGQSARVAASLARERIRLREQFAYTDIDRDTLTALDEKRRTVDIVTVRAPRTGFVTRLDVREGDYVTPAKTLLSLADAAALWIDFELYPDQLAWVREGDPVAVRAQDSGRLRVRGTLQFASPVVEGLARTRKARLAVRDPQQRLVPGSFVDVVVSGAARTVLAIPRSAIIRTGSGARVMLSRGDGHFLPVPVETGMETEAFVEIAAGLESGAEVAVNGQFLLDAAASLNDSIQRLRSGP; the protein is encoded by the coding sequence ATGATTATGCGACGCATCCTGCCGATCTCCATCGTCCTTCTGGCCTCGCTGCTCGGTGGCTATGCCTATTACACCGACCCCGCGGCCGGCGCCCGCCCGCGCATGTCGGCCAACGGGACGCCGGCAGACACCGCGCTGCCCGCCATCGCGATCGCGCCCGAGGTGACGGAGGCCTGGGTGTGTCCCATGCACCCGCAGATCGTCCAGGACCACCCCGGCGACTGCCCCATCTGCGGCATGGACCTGGTGAAGGCCGAACACGACCATGCGCATGCCACGACAGGCGTAACCATCGACACCGCCACCCGTCAGCGCATGGGCGTGCGTCTGGCGACGGCCACGGAGCGCGAACTGAGTCGTGACATCCGCACCTATGGCGAGATCGTTCTCGATCAGTCCACCAGCCTGAACATCACGCCCAAGACCGACGGCTGGGTGAAACGCCTGCACGTGAATGCCGTCGGTCAGACCGTGCAGGCCGGTGCCCCTCTGTATGCCATCTATTCACCGGCGCTGGTGAAACGCCAGCGCGAATACATCGAGTTGCTGCAGCGGCGCGACCAGTTGCTGGCCGGCATAACCAACCTCGTCGGGCAGAGTGCCCGGGTGGCCGCCAGCCTGGCGCGTGAGCGCATCCGGCTGCGCGAGCAGTTCGCCTATACGGACATCGACCGCGACACCCTCACCGCACTCGACGAAAAGCGCCGTACCGTGGACATCGTGACGGTGCGTGCCCCGCGCACGGGTTTCGTCACGCGGCTCGACGTGCGCGAAGGCGACTATGTGACGCCTGCGAAGACCCTGCTGTCGCTGGCCGATGCCGCAGCGCTGTGGATCGACTTCGAGCTCTATCCTGATCAGCTCGCCTGGGTGCGGGAAGGCGATCCGGTGGCGGTACGGGCGCAGGACAGCGGACGGCTGCGGGTGCGCGGCACGTTGCAATTCGCCAGCCCGGTGGTCGAAGGCCTCGCCCGCACCCGCAAGGCGCGCCTGGCCGTGCGCGACCCGCAACAGCGGCTGGTCCCCGGCAGCTTCGTCGATGTCGTCGTCAGCGGTGCGGCCCGCACGGTACTGGCCATACCGCGCTCGGCGATCATCCGCACCGGCAGTGGCGCACGCGTCATGCTGAGCCGCGGTGATGGCCATTTTCTGCCCGTGCCGGTGGAGACCGGTATGGAGACCGAGGCGTTCGTCGAGATCGCCGCCGGTCTGGAGTCGGGTGCCGAGGTCGCGGTGAACGGCCAGTTCCTGCTGGATGCCGCCGCCTCCCTGAACGACAGCATCCAGCGGCTGCGAAGCGGGCCGTAG
- a CDS encoding multicopper oxidase domain-containing protein — protein sequence MSIHNHAGHAIALAAALTVLSAPVLAEVVKVTIHVEEVDLPIDNKGTMYKTWTFDGTVPGPLVRVTEGDTVEFTLVNDKENKNSHSMDFHAARVDVVEDFGSIKPGETKTFTYTADYPGIFFYHCGSDPMIQHIARGMFGAIIVDPKDPNAMPKADREYVLIQSELYPNPDAKEAMMRNEWSNVMFNGGIFKYDPVHDPAATRWLQAKPGERVRIYFVNAGPNEFSSFHPIAGIWDRVYASGNPQNVTVGMQSLVVGPGDAATFDLISPVEGANAIVTHSMKSALTGAIAVLMFSDDADPEMGRGDQILVR from the coding sequence ATGTCGATACATAACCACGCTGGCCACGCGATCGCACTGGCGGCGGCACTGACTGTACTGTCCGCACCGGTCCTTGCCGAGGTCGTCAAGGTCACCATTCATGTCGAAGAGGTCGATCTGCCGATTGACAACAAGGGTACGATGTACAAGACCTGGACCTTCGACGGCACGGTGCCGGGTCCGCTCGTGCGGGTCACCGAAGGGGATACGGTGGAGTTCACCCTGGTCAACGACAAGGAAAACAAGAACTCTCACTCGATGGATTTCCATGCCGCGCGGGTGGACGTGGTGGAGGACTTCGGCTCCATCAAGCCGGGCGAGACCAAGACCTTCACCTACACGGCGGATTATCCCGGTATATTCTTCTATCACTGCGGCTCCGATCCGATGATCCAGCACATCGCCCGCGGCATGTTCGGCGCCATCATCGTGGACCCCAAGGATCCAAACGCCATGCCCAAGGCGGATCGCGAGTATGTGCTCATCCAGTCCGAGTTGTATCCGAACCCGGATGCCAAGGAAGCGATGATGCGCAACGAGTGGAGCAACGTCATGTTCAACGGCGGCATCTTCAAATATGACCCGGTACACGACCCGGCCGCCACCCGCTGGCTGCAGGCCAAGCCTGGCGAACGCGTACGCATCTATTTCGTGAACGCCGGTCCCAACGAGTTCTCGTCCTTCCATCCCATCGCCGGTATCTGGGACCGTGTCTATGCCAGCGGCAACCCTCAGAACGTCACGGTGGGCATGCAGAGCCTCGTGGTCGGTCCCGGCGATGCCGCCACCTTCGACCTGATCTCGCCGGTCGAGGGCGCCAACGCCATCGTCACCCATTCGATGAAGAGTGCGCTGACCGGCGCGATCGCCGTACTGATGTTCTCCGATGACGCCGACCCCGAAATGGGTCGTGGTGATCAGATCCTGGTGCGCTGA
- a CDS encoding cytochrome c, whose translation MNPIRSLSIRISTAVSVACLMLLAAPAGAASDVHARATRNYDTYCVQCHGIERNGNGINSQHMSVQPRDHSDAKGMTDIPDEELLHAIRDGGLAVNKSVLMPAWGNVLSAEEIEEMVAYLRHVCNCGSNQ comes from the coding sequence ATGAATCCCATCCGATCGCTATCGATACGCATCTCCACAGCCGTCTCCGTGGCCTGTCTGATGCTGCTCGCGGCACCTGCCGGCGCGGCATCCGATGTGCACGCACGTGCCACACGCAATTACGACACCTATTGTGTGCAGTGCCACGGCATCGAGCGCAATGGCAACGGCATCAACAGCCAGCATATGTCCGTACAGCCGCGCGACCACAGCGACGCCAAGGGCATGACCGACATCCCCGACGAGGAGCTCCTCCATGCCATCCGGGATGGTGGCCTGGCGGTGAACAAATCGGTATTGATGCCGGCCTGGGGCAACGTCCTGTCGGCGGAAGAGATCGAGGAAATGGTGGCATATCTGCGCCATGTCTGTAACTGCGGTAGCAACCAATAA
- a CDS encoding cytochrome c, producing MKRITFIAAAVGLVASASAQAQNGQTIVESQCIACHAVVKPEKPGLTHLWERKGPDLHYAGSKFNQAWLESWLQEPTRIRSAGEFYTKHIKATDAEDAVDETTLKPHLQLSAADAKAAAEYLMTLTAPDGLVQPDAYKGGKVNARMGAMFFNKLRGCGACHSAEPDAGAASGAELYTAAERLQPDYIYAYIKDPQAFDPGIWMPTLDLSEPDLQRLTGYIVQLNSKGATP from the coding sequence ATGAAACGAATAACCTTCATTGCCGCGGCGGTAGGGCTGGTCGCGTCCGCCTCTGCCCAGGCCCAGAACGGCCAGACCATCGTCGAATCCCAATGCATCGCCTGTCATGCGGTGGTGAAGCCGGAGAAACCCGGCCTCACCCATCTGTGGGAGCGCAAGGGTCCGGATCTGCATTACGCCGGCAGCAAGTTCAACCAGGCCTGGCTGGAGTCCTGGCTGCAGGAGCCGACGCGCATCCGCTCAGCCGGCGAGTTCTACACCAAGCACATCAAGGCGACCGATGCGGAGGATGCGGTGGATGAAACGACGCTGAAGCCGCACCTGCAGCTATCGGCCGCCGACGCCAAGGCTGCGGCTGAGTATCTGATGACACTGACGGCCCCGGATGGCCTGGTGCAGCCCGACGCCTACAAGGGCGGCAAGGTCAACGCCAGGATGGGTGCCATGTTCTTCAATAAACTGCGCGGCTGTGGGGCCTGTCACAGTGCCGAGCCCGATGCCGGCGCAGCGAGCGGTGCGGAACTGTATACGGCGGCAGAGCGCCTGCAGCCGGATTACATCTACGCCTACATCAAAGACCCGCAGGCGTTCGATCCGGGGATCTGGATGCCCACGCTGGATCTGTCCGAGCCGGATCTGCAGCGGCTCACGGGCTACATCGTCCAACTCAACAGCAAGGGGGCCACGCCATGA
- a CDS encoding multicopper oxidase domain-containing protein, protein MLTSLALACAAPTLGWAEAHTFEMNIEDTKITLVGKQDFHTFAFNGQVPGPLIHVKEGDEVTVNVNNLTTLPHTIHWHGLLQRGTWQMDGVPDVTQPAIKPGDTFTYTFTAEPSGTMWYHCHVNVNEHVTMRGMWGPFIIDPKEPTPIEKEVTKDFILMLSDWASAWAFKPGYGGVPGDVFDFFTINGKAYPDSQPLRVSRGDVVRLRLIGAGDLAHAIHIHGHVFEVAFKDGRPLPAPYEADTIVVHPGERYDLILRADNPGRWMVHDHVDTHTLNGDKPMGGMMTVIEYTEISAKDDFYAWKDKQFAPDFYYEESLKKPHGMYDAAVFQGQAIE, encoded by the coding sequence ATGCTGACGTCCCTAGCCCTGGCGTGCGCCGCGCCGACTCTGGGCTGGGCGGAGGCGCACACGTTCGAAATGAACATCGAGGACACCAAGATAACCCTCGTGGGCAAGCAGGATTTCCATACCTTCGCCTTCAACGGGCAGGTCCCCGGTCCCCTGATCCACGTGAAGGAAGGTGACGAGGTCACCGTCAACGTCAACAACCTCACCACCCTGCCACACACCATCCACTGGCATGGACTGCTGCAGCGCGGTACCTGGCAGATGGACGGTGTACCCGATGTCACCCAGCCGGCCATCAAACCCGGGGACACCTTCACCTACACGTTCACCGCCGAACCCTCGGGCACCATGTGGTATCACTGTCACGTCAACGTCAACGAGCATGTCACGATGCGCGGCATGTGGGGCCCCTTCATCATCGACCCGAAGGAACCCACACCGATCGAGAAGGAGGTCACCAAGGACTTCATCCTGATGTTGTCCGACTGGGCCTCCGCCTGGGCCTTCAAGCCCGGCTACGGTGGCGTACCGGGTGATGTCTTCGATTTCTTCACCATCAACGGCAAGGCCTATCCGGATTCACAACCACTCCGCGTCAGCCGCGGCGACGTGGTTCGCCTGCGGCTGATCGGTGCCGGTGATCTCGCCCATGCCATCCACATCCATGGACACGTCTTCGAGGTGGCCTTCAAGGATGGCCGTCCACTGCCGGCCCCTTACGAGGCCGATACGATCGTGGTCCATCCGGGTGAACGCTACGACCTCATCCTGCGGGCCGACAACCCCGGTCGCTGGATGGTCCACGACCACGTCGATACACACACCCTGAACGGCGACAAACCCATGGGCGGCATGATGACGGTGATCGAGTACACCGAGATCAGCGCCAAGGACGACTTCTACGCCTGGAAGGACAAGCAGTTCGCACCGGATTTCTACTATGAAGAATCCCTGAAGAAGCCGCATGGCATGTATGACGCAGCGGTCTTCCAGGGACAGGCCATCGAGTAA
- a CDS encoding Rrf2 family transcriptional regulator yields the protein MQLTRFTDYSLRTLMYLGLNDERLVTIAEIAEMYRVSENHLMKIVHRLGQYGYIETVRGKGGGMRLARPAEEIHIGELVSDTEENMDLAECFNPRNRDCPMLPECALQAALMVARASFLETLNNYTVSDLIANQHAGGEVVVKFLERKNKVRGKHS from the coding sequence ATGCAACTGACACGATTCACCGACTACTCACTGCGCACCCTGATGTACCTGGGGCTGAACGACGAGCGCCTGGTGACCATTGCCGAGATCGCGGAGATGTACCGGGTCTCGGAGAACCACCTCATGAAGATCGTCCACCGCCTCGGCCAGTACGGCTATATCGAGACGGTGCGTGGCAAGGGGGGTGGTATGCGGCTCGCACGGCCGGCGGAGGAGATCCACATCGGTGAGCTGGTCAGCGATACCGAAGAGAACATGGATCTCGCCGAGTGTTTCAACCCGCGCAATCGCGATTGCCCGATGCTGCCCGAGTGCGCGTTGCAGGCCGCGCTCATGGTGGCGCGCGCGAGTTTTCTGGAGACGTTGAACAACTATACTGTGTCGGATCTCATCGCCAATCAGCATGCCGGCGGTGAGGTGGTGGTCAAATTTCTTGAGCGCAAGAACAAGGTCCGCGGGAAACACAGCTGA